Proteins co-encoded in one Juglans regia cultivar Chandler chromosome 16, Walnut 2.0, whole genome shotgun sequence genomic window:
- the LOC109006964 gene encoding peptidyl-prolyl cis-trans isomerase CYP40-like: MGRPRCFLDISIGGELEGRMVVELYNDVVPKTAENFRALCTGEKGIGNNTGLPLHYKGSRFHRVIKSFMVQGGDISAGDGTGGESIYGLKFEDENFELKHERKGMLSMASSGPNTNGSQFVITTTRTFHLDGKQVVFGKVIKGMGVVRSIEHVVTDGDRPIAEVLIVDSGEVPEGADDGMANFFRDGDIYPDWPADLDESPNDISWWMNAVDSVKSFGNEHYKKQDFKMALRKYRKALRYLDICWEKEGIDEEKSSCLRKMKSQIFTNSSACKLKFGDLKGALLDTEFAMRDGDNNVKALFRQGQAYMALNDIDAAVESFKKALDLEPNDAGIKREFFAAKKKIADRRNQERKAYSKMFQ, from the exons atggggaGGCCCCGGTGCTTTCTGGACATAAGCATAGGAGGAGAGCTGGAAGGTAGAATGGTAGTGGAGCTTTACAACGATGTGGTGCCCAAAACTGCCGAGAACTTTAGGGCCCTCTGCACTGGCGAGAAGGGCATTGGTAACAATACCGGTCTTCCCCTCCATTACAAG GGAAGCCGTTTTCATCGTGTTATCAAAAGCTTTATGGTACAAGGTGGAGATATCTCTGCTGGTGATGGTACTGGGGGAGAATCTAtctatggtttgaaatttgaagacgagaattttgaattaaagcatgaaaggaaaggaatgtTATCTATGGCTAGCTCTGGCCCTAATACAAATGGGTCTCAGTTTGTCATCACGACAACTCGAACTTTTCATCTAGATGGAAAACAGGTTGTGTTTGGGAAGGTAATTAAAGGGATGGGAGTAGTGAGATCAATTGAGCATGTTGTGACTGATGGCGACCGTCCTATTGCTGAAGTTCTAATTGTGGACTCTGGAGAGGTTCCTGAAGGGGCAGATGATGGAATGGCTAATTTTTTCAGAGATGGTGATATTTATCCTGATTGGCCAGCTGACCTTGATGAGAGTCCTAATGATATCTCCTGGTGGATGAATGCTGTTGATTCTGTAAAGTCTTTTGGCAATGAACATTACAAG AAACAAGACTTTAAGATGGCTCTTAGAAAGTATCGGAAGGCTTTACGCTATCTGGATATCTGTTGGGAGAAAGAAGGGATTGATGAAG AGAAGAGTTCATGTTTGAGGAAGATGAAGTCACAAATTTTCACTAACAGCTCC GCTTGTAAGTTGAAATTTGGGGATCTGAAAGGAGCATTGTTAGACACAGAATTTGCAATGCGTGATGGAGACAACAATGTGAAAGCCTTGTTCCGCCAGGGTCAG GCATACATGGCCCTTAATGACATTGATGCTGCTGTTGAAAGCTTCAAGAAGGCATTAGATTTGGAGCCAAATGATG cTGGAATAAAGAGAGAGTTCTTTGCTGCTAAGAAGAAG ATTGCAGACAGACGTAATCAGGAGAGAAAGGCCTACAGCAAGATGTTCCAATAG
- the LOC109006963 gene encoding pentatricopeptide repeat-containing protein At5g39710, with product MPLLNPQIHRRPLSSLCSSSDALLADKAVTYLKRHTLQLNSLASHFTPEAASFLLFKSQFDQTLTLKFLNWAKPHRFFTFQCKCLSLHILTRFKLYKTAQTLAEDVAVNTVDNTGNLVFNCLKDSYHSFNSSSAVFDLVVKSYSHLNLIDKALNIVNLAKSHGFMPGVLSYNAILDAIIRSKGSVKLAKEVFGEMIRIGVSPNVYTYNVLIRGFCGARNLEMGLSFFSEMERNGCLPNVVTYNTLMDAYCKSGKIDAAFSFLRSMALKGLEPNLISYNVIINGLCREGRMKETSQVLQEMSRKGFVCDEVTYNTLVNGYCKLGDFHQALVLHAEMVMNGLSPNVVTYTALINSMCKAKNLNRAMEFFDQMRVRGLRPNERTYTTLIDGFSQKGFLGEAYRVLNEMTERGFSPSIVTYNALINGHCILGKMEEAQGVIREMIDKGLAPDVVSYSTIISGFCRNGEVERAFETKLELVEKGLRPDAITYSTLIHGLCQQRKLIKACDLYQEMLNIGLRPDEFTYTTLINAYCVEGDLNKALNLHSEMIEKGFLPDVVTYSVLINGLNKQAQTREAKRIMLKLFYDESIPNDVTYNTLIENCSNIEFKSVVALVKGFCMKGLMNEADEVFQSMLQRNHKPDEAAYNVIIHGHCRGGNVQKAYSLYKDMLNSGFVPHTVTIIALVKALSIGGMNEELSEVIGNVLRSCRLTDAELAKVLVEINQKEGNMDAVFNVLTEMAKDGLLPNSGRTSYAGC from the coding sequence ATGCCCCTCCTTAATCCCCAAATTCACCGTCGTCCGCTCTCTTCTCTCTGCTCTTCCTCCGATGCTCTCCTAGCCGACAAAGCAGTCACGTACCTCAAACGCCACACCCTCCAGCTCAACTCCCTCGCTTCTCATTTTACCCCTGAAGCGGCCTCCTTTTTACTCTTCAAGTCCCAGTTCGaccaaaccctaaccctaaagtTCTTGAACTGGGCCAAACCGCATCGCTTCTTCACCTTTCAATGCAAGTGCCTCTCCCTCCACATCCTCACCCGGTTCAAGCTGTACAAGACCGCCCAGACCCTCGCCGAGGACGTGGCCGTCAATACTGTTGACAACACTGGCAATTTGGTCTTCAACTGCCTCAAAGACTCGTACCATTCCTTCAACTCCAGCTCCGCAGTCTTCGATTTGGTAGTAAAGTCCTATTCGCACTTGAATTTGATTGATAAGGCTTTGAACATTGTCAATTTAGCGAAATCCCACGGCTTTATGCCTGGTGTGTTGTCGTACAATGCCATTCTTGATGCGATAATAAGGTCAAAAGGGTCGGTTAAGCTTGCTAAGGAAGTTTTTGGTGAAATGATTAGGATCGGGGTCTCGCCAAATGTGTATACCTATAATGTTTTGATTAGGGGTTTTTGCGGGGCGAGGAATTTGGAAATGGGTTTGAGTTTTTTCAGTGAAATGGAGAGGAATGGATGTTTGCCCAATGTTGTTACCTATAATACATTGATGGATGCGTATTGTAAATCGGGGAAGATTGATGCGGCGTTCAGTTTTCTGAGGTCGATGGCATTGAAGGGTCTGGAGCCAAATTTGATTTCGTATAATGTGATCATCAATGGGCTGTGTCGAGAGGGGAGGATGAAGGAGACCAGTCAGGTTCTGCAGGAGATGAGCAGAAAGGGTTTTGTTTGTGATGAAGTGACGTATAATACGCTCGTGAATGGGTATTGTAAGTTGGGCGATTTTCACCAAGCACTTGTTTTGCATGCGGAGATGGTTATGAATGGATTGTCTCCTAATGTTGTTACTTACACAGcgttaattaatagcatgtgtaAGGCTAAGAATTTAAATCGGGCGATGGAGTTTTTTGATCAGATGCGTGTTCGAGGACTTAGACCAAATGAGAGGACGTATACGACATTGATCGATGGGTTCTCACAAAAAGGATTCTTGGGTGAAGCCTACAGGGTTCTGAATGAAATGACTGAGAGAGGATTCTCACCTTCCATTGTGACATACAATGCCCTAATTAATGGGCACTGCATTTTGGGGAAGATGGAAGAGGCCCAAGGAGTGATAAGAGAGATGATAGACAAAGGGTTGGCTCCAGATGTGGTAAGTTATAGTACAATTATATCTGGATTTTGCCGTAATGGGGAGGTAGAAAGGGCATTTGAAACGAAGTTGGAGCTGGTTGAGAAGGGCCTTCGACCTGATGCCATTACCTACTCAACACTTATTCACGGTCTCTGCCAGCAAAGAAAACTGATAAAAGCCTGCGATCTATATCAAGAGATGTTGAATATAGGTCTGCGCCCTGATGAATTTACTTATACAACTCTGATAAATGCCTATTGTGTAGAAGGGGACTTAAATAAGGCACTTAATTTGCACAGCGAGATGATAGAAAAGGGCTTTCTACCTGATGTTGTGACCTACAGTGTGCTTATTAACGGACTTAACAAACAGGCTCAGACAAGGGAAGCAAAAAGGATTATGCTCAAGTTGTTCTACGATGAGTCCATCCCAAATGATGTCACATACAATACTCTGATAGAAAACTGTAGTAACATTGAATTTAAAAGTGTGGTAGCTCTTGTCAAGGGATTTTGTATGAAGGGTTTGATGAATGAAGCAGATGAAGTTTTTCAGTCAATGCTTCAGAGAAACCACAAGCCTGACGAAGCAGCTTATAATGTTATCATCCACGGGCATTGTAGAGGTGGAAATGTTCAGAAGGCATATAGTCTGTACAAGGACATGTTGAATTCCGGTTTTGTTCCTCATACTGTGACTATCATTGCTCTAGTTAAAGCGCTTTCCATTGGAGGGATGAATGAGGAGTTGAGTGAGGTCATAGGGAACGTATTGAGAAGTTGTAGGCTCACTGACGCTGAACTTGCAAAAGTACTTGTTGAAATTAACCAAAAAGAAGGGAACATGGATGCAGTATTTAATGTGCTTACCGAGATGGCTAAGGATGGCCTCCTTCCGAATAGTGGCAGAACCAGTTATGCTGGGTGTTAA